The Achromobacter pestifer genome includes a region encoding these proteins:
- a CDS encoding GMC family oxidoreductase, protein MSQAQPSLRDADQFDYVIVGSGAAGSILANRLSADGATVCVLEAGPPDRSPYLHIPAGFIKAVFNKKYAWQFSSEGTVQTNGRRVPIPQGRTLGGSTSINGLVYNRGQAADFDHWAALGNTGWSYDEVLPYFKSMERRVGGDDRYRGRKGELPVTDIDWIHPLCEAFIAGAVEQGIPRNPDYNGAEQAGVGYFQRTIDRGWRMSTAKCFLKPAMGRKNLEVRTYAQATRILFDGGKAAGVAYCHPAHPSQVRAVRARREVIVSCGAINTPKLLQLSGLGPAELLRQHNIDVVRDLPGVGENLSDHYSVRVVARVKNSQTMNQLVKGLSLAGQISRWLMKRPSIMALSPSLLHYFWKSTPDLALPDLQGVFTPASYKEGYVGMLDDFPGMTAGVWQHRPESRGQVRIRSADPLQDPVILANYLENERDQMTLVRGIRLARQLLRSQALVPYFDSEVLPGPLCESDSELLDFARRYGVSSYHVNGTARMGQADDKYAVVDPQLRVHGVGNLRVIDSSVMPAMPSANICAATMMIGNKAADLIKQS, encoded by the coding sequence ATGAGCCAAGCACAGCCTTCCCTCCGCGACGCGGATCAATTCGATTATGTGATCGTGGGATCCGGCGCCGCCGGTTCCATTCTGGCCAATCGCCTGAGCGCGGACGGCGCCACGGTCTGCGTGCTGGAGGCCGGCCCGCCGGACCGCAGCCCTTATCTGCACATTCCTGCCGGCTTCATCAAGGCGGTGTTCAACAAGAAGTACGCCTGGCAGTTTTCCAGCGAGGGTACGGTCCAGACCAATGGCCGGCGCGTGCCGATTCCGCAGGGCCGCACCCTGGGCGGTTCGACTTCCATCAACGGCCTGGTCTACAACCGCGGCCAGGCGGCGGATTTCGACCACTGGGCGGCGCTGGGCAACACTGGCTGGTCCTATGACGAGGTGCTGCCGTACTTCAAGTCCATGGAGCGGCGCGTGGGCGGCGACGACCGCTACCGCGGCCGCAAGGGCGAGCTGCCGGTCACGGACATAGACTGGATCCACCCGCTGTGCGAGGCCTTCATCGCCGGCGCCGTGGAGCAGGGCATCCCGCGCAATCCCGACTACAACGGCGCGGAGCAAGCCGGCGTGGGCTATTTCCAGCGGACGATCGACCGCGGCTGGCGCATGAGCACGGCAAAGTGCTTCCTCAAACCTGCCATGGGCCGCAAGAACCTGGAAGTGCGCACCTACGCACAGGCGACGCGCATCCTGTTCGATGGCGGCAAGGCCGCGGGCGTGGCGTACTGCCATCCAGCGCATCCTTCGCAGGTCCGCGCGGTGCGCGCGCGCCGCGAGGTGATCGTGTCTTGCGGTGCGATCAACACGCCCAAGCTGTTGCAGCTGTCGGGCCTGGGTCCGGCGGAGCTGCTGCGCCAGCACAACATCGACGTGGTCCGCGATCTGCCAGGCGTGGGCGAGAACCTGAGCGACCACTACTCGGTGCGGGTGGTGGCGCGCGTCAAGAACAGCCAGACCATGAACCAGCTGGTCAAGGGTCTGAGCCTGGCCGGCCAGATCAGCCGCTGGCTGATGAAGCGGCCCAGCATCATGGCGCTGAGCCCGTCGCTGCTGCACTATTTCTGGAAGTCCACGCCGGACCTGGCCTTGCCCGACCTGCAAGGCGTGTTCACGCCCGCCAGCTACAAGGAAGGCTATGTGGGCATGCTGGATGACTTTCCCGGCATGACCGCGGGCGTCTGGCAGCACCGGCCCGAGAGCCGTGGCCAAGTGCGCATCCGTTCGGCGGACCCGCTGCAGGATCCCGTCATCCTGGCCAACTACTTGGAAAACGAGCGCGACCAGATGACGCTGGTGCGCGGCATCCGGCTGGCGCGCCAGCTGCTGCGTTCGCAGGCCCTGGTGCCGTACTTCGACAGCGAGGTGCTGCCTGGTCCGCTGTGCGAATCCGATTCCGAACTGCTGGACTTCGCGCGCCGCTACGGCGTTTCGTCCTATCACGTCAACGGCACGGCCCGCATGGGACAGGCCGACGACAAGTACGCGGTGGTCGATCCGCAGTTGCGGGTGCACGGCGTCGGCAATCTGCGCGTCATCGACTCGTCGGTGATGCCAGCCATGCCGTCGGCCAACATCTGCGCGGCCACCATGATGATCGGCAACAAGGCCGCCGACCTCATCAAACAATCCTAA
- a CDS encoding ABC transporter substrate-binding protein, translating to MYLKHFPKTMKSLLLAAALAGASGAALADDIKIGFNSDMSATGSADFGISALAGARQAADELNAAGGVLGKKVVIVERDDVGAPPKAIQNTNELVDNVKVNAMLGGVNSGNMLAWLHLVQQKKIPTISPVATATDITGRYAKSPPNYVFRVSMRDRDQIALLAAYAARASKNGKVAIIADTTGYGQQGAKDAVEILALHKITPVANEKFGPKDTDMSSQLNKIKSSGADTLIVYALADSNAHVMRSLEKISYFPTTLASWANLSSPFLRIAGPELAGKMIFTASITEDSSPESKALYDTLMKRDGRVPTYVMAAQAYDSVKLIAAAMEQAKSTEGEAVQAALQNLAQAKGVIKTYEKPFTAENHEALSVKDFRLVRWIDGKVVSVDDEVTRAIKPEDLKL from the coding sequence ATGTACCTCAAACATTTCCCCAAGACGATGAAATCCCTGCTGCTGGCGGCGGCGCTTGCGGGCGCCAGCGGCGCCGCGCTGGCCGACGACATCAAGATCGGCTTCAACAGCGATATGTCGGCAACCGGTTCGGCGGACTTCGGCATTTCGGCGCTGGCCGGCGCGCGCCAGGCTGCCGATGAGCTGAATGCGGCCGGCGGCGTGCTGGGTAAGAAGGTCGTCATCGTCGAACGCGACGACGTGGGTGCGCCTCCCAAGGCCATCCAGAATACCAACGAACTGGTCGACAACGTCAAGGTCAACGCCATGCTGGGTGGCGTCAACTCCGGCAATATGCTGGCCTGGCTGCACCTGGTGCAGCAGAAGAAGATCCCGACGATCTCGCCGGTGGCCACCGCCACCGACATCACCGGCCGCTACGCGAAGTCGCCGCCGAACTACGTGTTCCGCGTATCCATGCGCGACCGCGACCAGATCGCCCTGTTGGCCGCCTATGCCGCGCGCGCCAGCAAGAACGGCAAGGTCGCCATCATCGCCGACACCACCGGGTACGGACAGCAAGGCGCCAAGGATGCGGTCGAGATCCTGGCCCTGCACAAGATCACGCCCGTGGCCAACGAGAAGTTCGGTCCCAAGGATACGGATATGTCGTCGCAGCTGAACAAGATCAAGAGTTCGGGCGCCGACACGCTGATTGTCTACGCGCTGGCGGACTCCAACGCGCACGTCATGCGCAGCCTGGAAAAGATCAGCTACTTCCCGACCACGCTGGCCTCCTGGGCCAACCTGAGCTCGCCATTCCTGCGTATCGCCGGCCCCGAGCTGGCCGGCAAGATGATCTTCACGGCGTCGATCACCGAAGACTCCTCGCCCGAGTCCAAGGCGCTGTACGACACGTTGATGAAGCGTGACGGCCGCGTGCCGACCTACGTCATGGCCGCGCAGGCGTATGACTCGGTCAAGCTCATCGCCGCGGCCATGGAACAGGCCAAGTCGACCGAAGGCGAGGCGGTGCAGGCCGCGCTGCAGAACCTGGCCCAGGCCAAGGGCGTCATCAAGACCTACGAGAAGCCGTTCACCGCGGAGAACCATGAAGCGCTGTCGGTGAAGGATTTCCGCCTGGTGCGCTGGATCGACGGCAAGGTGGTGTCGGTGGATGACGAGGTCACCCGAGCGATCAAGCCGGAAGACCTGAAGCTGTAA
- a CDS encoding branched-chain amino acid ABC transporter permease — translation MGSVYALVAFGFSITYTTTKTFNFGQGAFLALAGLIGISAILLVSQGKLIGFPNPEDVTWGTFLFALLAAMLVLSLLGYVLYITAIRHFVGEAGLSWVMSTIGFGIIIQNLALLVWGPAPIAVASPLGEGIITILGTGVRPQEILVFGTTLVLMIVFDWALHKTKMGKAVRAVAFSKTTASLMGINANAVAIAVFAISSALAAIAGVMVAPIATASVFVGTLLSLKAFSAAILGGLENPRGCIFGGFLIGLLESLIGLWYSNLREIAVFALIIVVLYFRPAGILGRVHAEKV, via the coding sequence ATGGGCAGCGTCTATGCCCTGGTCGCGTTCGGGTTCAGCATCACGTACACCACGACCAAGACCTTCAACTTCGGACAGGGCGCGTTCCTCGCGCTGGCCGGCTTGATCGGCATCAGCGCCATCCTGCTGGTCAGCCAGGGCAAGCTGATCGGGTTTCCGAATCCGGAGGACGTGACCTGGGGCACGTTCCTGTTCGCCCTGCTGGCCGCCATGTTGGTATTGAGCCTGCTGGGCTACGTGCTCTACATCACCGCCATCCGCCACTTCGTGGGCGAGGCGGGGCTGTCCTGGGTGATGAGCACCATCGGTTTCGGCATCATCATCCAGAACCTGGCGCTGCTGGTCTGGGGCCCGGCGCCCATCGCGGTGGCGTCGCCGCTGGGCGAGGGCATCATCACTATCCTGGGCACGGGCGTGCGGCCGCAGGAAATCCTGGTGTTTGGCACCACGCTGGTCCTGATGATCGTGTTCGACTGGGCCTTGCACAAGACCAAGATGGGCAAGGCCGTGCGCGCGGTGGCGTTCAGCAAGACCACCGCCAGCCTGATGGGCATCAACGCCAACGCGGTGGCAATTGCGGTGTTCGCGATCAGCTCGGCGCTGGCCGCCATCGCCGGCGTGATGGTCGCGCCGATCGCGACCGCCTCGGTGTTCGTGGGCACGCTGTTGTCGCTCAAGGCCTTTTCGGCCGCGATCTTGGGTGGGCTGGAGAATCCGCGCGGCTGCATTTTCGGCGGCTTCCTGATTGGGCTGCTGGAATCGCTGATCGGTCTCTGGTATTCGAACCTGCGCGAGATCGCGGTGTTTGCGCTGATCATCGTGGTGCTGTATTTCCGCCCGGCCGGCATCCTCGGCCGCGTGCATGCGGAGAAAGTATGA
- a CDS encoding branched-chain amino acid ABC transporter ATP-binding protein/permease: protein MKLSKILIPLVIAALAIGYAYSGLNDFYLLILFNIGVYYIAATGFNILVGQTGQKSLGHAGLFGVGAYTVALLTVNYQVDPWLALGCAAVVSAVFGVVIAIPALKVKGPSLAMVTIAFGLLIEKIVSEWTDVFKGQEGFYGITGLTFGGAPLDSRQWVVVVVVLGLALHAMTSLLLNGRFGRGFAAVRTSEIAAESVGISVYRFKILAFAISAITCGIAGGLVAQQNQYINSDFVNFNLSVFFLVLVLFGGRTPAGSFLGAVVLTVIDAMLARWPEVQHFAYGLILLFALYAMPEGLAGLLAKVLPKRGQREALAAEAGAADWTPVPPAARGGAASGFLEVKDLYKAFGGVVPTNKVSFTLQQGSVVSLIGPNGAGKTTTLNLLSGLVVPDAGSIRFKNRQMVGLSPNEIAASGIGRTFQNLKLFDGLSALENVMVGFYRVQKSSFFSNLLGLPGSLAEERRIRRQAYAILKFFELERYADDAANSLPYGLQRRLEIARAVAAMPDLLLLDEPAAGLNPAETDQLTDLIVKLKNMGLTILLIEHHMDLVMAISDHIVVLDYGVKIASGLPNHIQENPKVIEAYLGAPA, encoded by the coding sequence ATGAAGCTCTCCAAAATTCTCATTCCCCTGGTCATTGCGGCGCTTGCCATCGGCTACGCCTATTCGGGCCTGAATGACTTCTATCTGCTGATCCTGTTCAACATCGGGGTCTATTACATCGCGGCCACCGGCTTCAACATCCTGGTCGGCCAGACGGGCCAGAAGTCGTTGGGCCACGCCGGGCTGTTCGGCGTGGGCGCCTATACGGTGGCGCTCCTGACCGTGAACTACCAGGTCGATCCCTGGCTTGCGCTGGGCTGCGCCGCGGTGGTGTCCGCGGTCTTCGGCGTGGTGATCGCGATCCCGGCGCTGAAGGTCAAGGGCCCGAGCCTGGCGATGGTGACCATCGCCTTCGGCCTGCTGATCGAAAAGATCGTGTCCGAATGGACCGACGTGTTCAAGGGCCAGGAAGGTTTCTACGGCATCACCGGCCTGACCTTCGGCGGCGCGCCGCTGGACAGCCGCCAGTGGGTGGTGGTGGTCGTGGTGCTGGGCCTGGCGCTGCACGCCATGACCTCGCTGTTGCTGAACGGCCGCTTCGGGCGCGGCTTTGCGGCGGTGCGTACCTCGGAGATCGCGGCCGAGAGCGTGGGCATCAGCGTCTACCGCTTCAAGATCCTGGCCTTTGCCATCAGTGCCATCACCTGCGGCATCGCGGGCGGCCTGGTGGCGCAGCAGAACCAGTACATCAACTCGGATTTCGTCAATTTCAACCTGTCGGTGTTCTTCCTGGTGCTGGTGCTGTTCGGCGGCCGCACGCCGGCGGGCTCGTTCCTGGGCGCGGTGGTGCTGACGGTGATCGACGCCATGCTGGCGCGCTGGCCGGAAGTGCAGCATTTCGCCTACGGCCTGATCCTGCTGTTCGCACTGTACGCCATGCCGGAAGGGCTGGCTGGCCTGTTGGCCAAGGTGCTGCCCAAGCGCGGCCAGCGCGAGGCGCTGGCTGCCGAGGCGGGCGCCGCCGACTGGACGCCTGTGCCTCCGGCCGCACGCGGCGGCGCGGCGTCCGGCTTCCTGGAAGTGAAGGACCTGTACAAGGCCTTCGGCGGCGTGGTGCCGACCAACAAGGTGTCGTTCACGCTGCAACAGGGCTCCGTTGTGTCGCTGATCGGCCCCAACGGCGCCGGCAAGACCACCACCCTGAACCTGCTGTCGGGCCTGGTGGTGCCGGACGCCGGCAGCATCCGCTTCAAGAACCGGCAGATGGTGGGCCTGTCGCCCAATGAGATCGCTGCGTCCGGCATCGGCCGCACGTTCCAGAACCTGAAGCTGTTCGACGGGCTGAGCGCCCTGGAGAACGTGATGGTGGGCTTCTACCGGGTGCAGAAATCGAGCTTCTTTTCCAACCTGCTGGGCTTGCCTGGCAGCTTGGCCGAAGAGCGGCGCATCCGCCGCCAGGCATACGCCATCCTCAAGTTCTTCGAGCTGGAACGCTATGCGGACGATGCCGCCAACAGCCTGCCTTACGGCTTGCAGCGTCGCCTGGAAATCGCGCGCGCGGTAGCGGCCATGCCCGATCTGTTGCTGCTGGATGAGCCTGCCGCCGGCCTGAACCCCGCGGAAACCGACCAGTTGACGGACTTGATCGTGAAACTGAAGAACATGGGCCTGACCATCCTGCTGATCGAGCACCACATGGACCTGGTCATGGCCATTTCCGACCATATCGTCGTGCTGGACTACGGCGTGAAGATCGCCTCGGGCCTGCCGAACCACATCCAGGAGAATCCGAAAGTCATCGAAGCCTACCTGGGCGCGCCGGCATAG
- a CDS encoding ABC transporter ATP-binding protein, with product MSRLLDIKNLAVSYGAVNALKQVSLHVDTNEIVTIIGGNGAGKSTMMRALSGIEKATGDIAFAGQDLGGISAHKRVGLGIAHVPEGRQVFPDQTVHDNLMLGAFLRKESPAELAAEIEHCFGMFPRLKERRGQYAGTLSGGEQQMLAICRALMSKPRILMLDEPSLGLAPLIVAEIFKIIKSLKERGMTILLVEQMANQALAISDRAYVLEVGSIVMEGTGQELLASERVREAYLGKHKS from the coding sequence ATGAGCCGTTTACTGGACATCAAGAACCTGGCGGTCAGCTACGGCGCCGTCAACGCCCTGAAGCAGGTGTCGCTGCATGTGGACACGAACGAGATCGTGACCATCATCGGCGGCAATGGCGCGGGCAAGAGCACCATGATGCGCGCGCTGTCGGGCATCGAGAAAGCCACGGGCGATATCGCGTTCGCCGGCCAGGACCTGGGCGGGATCAGCGCGCACAAGCGCGTGGGGCTGGGCATTGCGCACGTGCCGGAAGGGCGCCAGGTGTTCCCCGACCAGACCGTCCACGACAACCTGATGCTGGGCGCGTTCCTGCGCAAGGAATCGCCCGCCGAGCTGGCCGCGGAGATCGAGCACTGCTTTGGGATGTTCCCGCGCCTGAAAGAGCGGCGCGGCCAATATGCGGGCACGCTGTCGGGCGGAGAACAGCAGATGCTGGCCATCTGCCGCGCCCTGATGAGCAAGCCGCGCATCCTGATGCTGGACGAGCCATCGCTGGGGCTGGCGCCGCTGATCGTGGCCGAGATCTTCAAGATCATCAAATCGCTGAAAGAGCGCGGCATGACGATCCTGCTGGTCGAGCAGATGGCCAATCAGGCACTGGCGATCTCCGACCGCGCATATGTCCTGGAAGTGGGCTCCATCGTGATGGAGGGCACTGGCCAGGAGTTGTTGGCCAGCGAGCGCGTGCGCGAGGCCTATCTGGGCAAACACAAGAGCTGA
- a CDS encoding CaiB/BaiF CoA transferase family protein, with protein MSSKPLSGIRVLELGQLIAGPFAAKMLGEFGAEVIKIEPPGKGDPLRNWRLIHDGTSVWWQVQSRNKKSVSLDLRKPEAQDLIRALVKDIDVVVENFKPGTMEGWGLGWEALRAINPRLVMLRVSGYGQTGPYRDLPGFGAIGEAMGGLRHLSGEPDRTPVRVGVSIGDSLSALHGVIGILLALRARDQNGVGQMIDVALYESVFNMMESLLPEYSVFGEIRQPAGSSLPGIAPSNAYRCQDNKYVLIAGNGDSIFKRLMGVIGRPDLAEAPELANNAGRVRHVVMLDDAISQWTGQHPLDLVLERLNDGQIPAGKIYDVADIAADPHYRARGMILDGALPDGTPVQVPGIVPKLSETPGEVRSPAPALGQDTDEVLAGLGIGETQRQDWRARGII; from the coding sequence ATGTCATCCAAACCATTGAGCGGGATCCGAGTGCTGGAGTTGGGCCAGCTGATCGCCGGACCGTTCGCCGCCAAGATGCTGGGCGAATTCGGCGCCGAAGTCATCAAGATCGAACCGCCCGGCAAGGGCGATCCGCTGCGCAACTGGCGCCTGATCCACGACGGCACCTCCGTCTGGTGGCAGGTCCAGTCGCGCAACAAGAAATCGGTCAGCCTGGACCTGCGCAAGCCCGAGGCGCAGGACCTGATCCGGGCCTTGGTCAAGGACATCGACGTAGTGGTCGAGAACTTCAAGCCCGGCACCATGGAAGGCTGGGGCCTGGGCTGGGAAGCACTGCGCGCCATCAATCCGCGGCTGGTGATGCTGCGCGTCTCGGGCTACGGCCAGACGGGTCCCTACCGCGACTTGCCGGGCTTTGGCGCCATCGGCGAAGCCATGGGCGGCCTGCGCCACCTGAGCGGCGAGCCGGACCGCACCCCGGTGCGCGTGGGCGTTTCCATCGGCGATTCGCTGTCGGCGCTGCATGGCGTCATCGGCATCCTGCTGGCGCTGCGCGCGCGCGATCAGAACGGTGTTGGCCAGATGATCGACGTGGCGCTGTACGAGTCGGTCTTCAACATGATGGAAAGCCTGCTGCCCGAGTACTCCGTGTTCGGCGAGATCCGCCAGCCCGCCGGCAGCAGCCTGCCGGGCATCGCGCCCAGCAACGCCTATCGCTGCCAGGACAACAAGTACGTGTTGATCGCCGGCAACGGCGACAGCATCTTCAAGCGCCTGATGGGCGTGATCGGCCGGCCCGACCTGGCCGAGGCGCCGGAACTGGCGAACAACGCCGGGCGCGTGCGGCACGTGGTCATGCTGGACGACGCGATTTCGCAATGGACCGGCCAGCATCCGTTGGACTTGGTGCTGGAGCGCCTGAATGACGGGCAGATTCCCGCCGGCAAGATCTATGACGTGGCCGACATCGCGGCCGACCCGCATTACCGGGCGCGCGGGATGATCCTGGACGGCGCCTTGCCCGACGGCACGCCGGTGCAGGTGCCGGGCATCGTGCCCAAGTTGTCGGAAACGCCGGGCGAGGTGCGCAGCCCGGCGCCCGCCCTGGGCCAGGACACCGACGAGGTGCTGGCCGGCCTGGGCATCGGCGAGACACAGCGCCAGGACTGGCGCGCGCGCGGCATCATCTGA